DNA from Archaeoglobus veneficus SNP6:
CGAAAAAGTGCATTAACGTGCTTATGAAGATTATAGCTGCTATTACCACCGCGAGATCTGCAATGAACCTAACGAGCTTTTTCGTGTCTTCACCGTAGTACGAAAATCCATGCTTCCAATCGACCCACTTGAGCTCCCTGTATGCTTTTTCCAGAGGGTTTAGCTCGTAATCGATGTAACCCTTCTCAATAAGCCTTTCAATAATTTTCTCGGCCAGTATAGTAGATATTCCACACTTTTTCGCAATTTTGTCCACTCTCTTTTCGCCGAGCATAACGACTTTAAGGACGAGTTCCTCCATCTCGGAGAGCATGCTCACTCACGCAGGAGCATTCTTGCTATGACCAGCGCTGCAAGCAGTGCTGCTGAACCAACCACCAGCGCTCCACCCTCTCTCGTGCTCCGCTTCTCCTGTGGAGTGGGCGTTGGCTTTGGGGCGAGCTGACCAGTTGTTTTTGCTTTTACAAAGAACACCTTTACAAGGTTAGTTCCCGGAATTTCAACCTTGTAACTGCCCTCCTCCTCTGGCACATACTCGAAGCTAATGCTTTTCTCTTCTCCAGTCTTAAGCATTACCTCCTCTTCGTACGCCGGTTCACCATTTACAAGGACTTTAACGACTTCCTTACCTGATTTACCCACATTCTTGACCTTGAACGAAATCATGATGGGTTCACCAGCAGTTGAAATAAACTTGTCCACGCTCAGCTCGGAGTACTGCAGTTTTGGAGGCAGAGTTATCTCAGTCGAGATCGTCACCTCAATGCCCCTGTCTATTCTGAGGTCATAGTAAGAGAAGTACAGCTCTTCAGGAGTTTTGACTTTCTTCCATCCACCTATATATAGTAGCTCTCTTTCGAGTTCCTCTCTGTAATCCTTCCAGTAAAGCGGATTGTCAACTATCAGGAATCCACCAGCATCGAAGAAGTAGCCAAGCTGCCCGACTTTCGGCACGCTACCTCCTACGTAAATCGCAATATCGACATCCTTCAGCTCGCTGTATCCTCTGACACCCACATACTCAATGGGTGCTCCGCTATCCTTTTTAACTATCTCAAGCAACTCGGGAAGTACCTTCTCCGCTCTGCTATCGCTCCCCTCCAGCAGGGCCACTTTCGCCACTCCTGACTTGCCGTAGTGCTTGTAAAGATATGCAAGGATATTCGTGAGCATCTTCTTTGCATCTTCTCTGTTTACGTCGTATCCAGATGTCTTGAGCTTGGATATAGCACTATCAACATCAACATCGCTTATTTCAGATATACCCACACTCCCGAGGATGTAGTTGTTTGGAGAATACACCACAGAGCCATCTTTCACATCACCAATAAGGATTGGCCTGTCATATAGAAGAGGTCTTACGAATACAGGCAGAGTTCTGGAAAGGACACCATTATCGGTTTTAACCTGAATCAGGTGAGTTCCGAGGGGCAAGGGAGGTATTTCGAGACTTACTACTTTCACCTCATAGCCTGAAAGCTCGACGGTTTTGGAATCAACAACCCTACCATCAACAAGAGCTTTTAGAGTTATTGTGCCCTCTTCATCTATTTTGTTTATCACGGTAACTTTAAGGGTGTTCGATGCGCCTTCAGGAAGTGCACTCGCTTCAAGCCTCGCATCGAAGACCACGAACTGATTCGGGATTGTGTAGGGCTTGACGTAGAAAGTAAGCCGCTTCTTGACGTAGGGAGCTTCATCCCTCGATATCGTGCCGATACTCAAATCGTACTGGCCAGAGTAGAGGATTTTATCGTACAGCTCGTTGTAGCTCTTGTACGTCGCACTGAGGTTGAGCACATCAAAAACGTAAGCATCAATTTGATACTTCCCGTTTATCCAGTCGTCTTTAACCCCTATTTCGATAACATCGTATATTTCGTCCTGATAACCGGTAACTCTCTTCTGAACGACCTTTCCATCCACGACGTAGCCTTCAGGGTCTTTTACAACAACAACAAAGTCCACAGCAGCAGCTCTGCCCCTGTTAACGTTCTCCACGCCAACGTAGAGTTTTATTGTGTCCCCCTGTTTGTAAACATTGTCCCATCTCGGAATATATTTGTCATAATCGTAAACGTATGTAACAAAGGCGACCTTAAAATCTGATTGTGAAAGGGCAAGTGACGGAGAAGAGCAAAGTATTAGGATTATCGCGAGAATTATCAGCCTTACAGGTACTTTGAGGCGTAACCGCGGCGCCATGTTAGCATTAACTATGGAAAGAGATATATACTTTATCATTTAAAACCACCAGCAGGTTTTTTGGTGTGATGTATGCCAGTGCTTGCCATCTGTTCGGGTAAGGGCGGTGTTGGAAAGACTACTGTTTCAGCAAATTTAGCTGTTGTTCTAACACTCTTTGGTCGCGTTATCGTAATTGACAGCGACATCGCTCTTCCCAACCTCCACACATTCTTTGGTCTCGACGACCCCTTCATTTCGCTGCTTGACGTTCTGAAAGACATGGGCTACCTGAAAGATGCAATTTACGAGATAAGAGTTAAGCTGAAGGACAGCGAAGATATGGATGTCCTAAAGGAGCTCCATGTCCTGCCAGCTTCGACGTCTGTTAAGGCACTGGAAGAGATAGATATGGAAAGATTTAAGGATGTGATTGAAAGTCTCAGGAAAGATTACGACTTCGTGATAGTTGACGTGGCTGCAGGCCTCAGCAAGTATGCAATAATACCGATGCTAAGTGCTGACGCTTCCTACCTCGTTGTTAATCCCGAGAAAGCATCGATCATCGACTCACAGAAGGTAAGGAAAATTGCAGACGTTTCGGGTGTTAGAGTGGGAGGAATAATCATCAACCGCTACAAAGGAGAAAAGAGAATGGTTGAGTACGCAGAGAACGCAATAGGAGCTGAGGTTGTGGGAATAATAAGAGAATCCAAGCTCGTGAGAGAATGCTGGGAAGATGGCATCCCCGTCACCATGCGAAAGCCCTACTCAAAGGTGGCAAAGGACTTTTACGACCTCGCAAGAAGGCTTGTTGGAGAGGATGTGGATATCAGACCGTATGGCCGACTGAAGTACCTCTTTGGGTGAAATGATATGGATGAGAAGAAGATCATAGACGTTCTGATGGACGATGATACGTTCATTATCAAAAAGAATAGAGTTGAGACGAGCGGAAGTGCAGAAGAGTCACGACAGGGTTCGGTGGAGAGCGAGAGGCGCGTGGAAAAGAGAGAAGAGAAGGAGGAAAAGGTAGAAAAAGTAGAAAAAGGAAAAGAAGAAAGAGTGGATAAAAAGGACGTTAAAGCCGAGTACAAAGGTGAGCCGGAAATTAAAGGAAAGGATGTTTTTCTCTCAGAAATAGAGAGAAGTGTTTTGAGAAGTGTTGTTTTCGAGGCTAAAGAACCGAGGATGATTGCCCGCCTTACTGGTTATCCGGAAGTTGTAGTAAGAAAAGCTCTCGAAAGGCTAATCGAGAAGGGATATCTAACTGAAGAACTCGAGCCAACGGAGAAGGTGTCGGAAGTTAGATGGCTCAGGCCTGTGAAGGTAAGCGTGAAGTATGGAAGAAGCACGAAACTCGTGGCCATGGACGTGGCCATCGTTGTTGCAGCCCTGATTTTCCTGTTATCTCTGCTTTATTACCTTGGTATTATATAGACTATTGAAGCTAAAGTCCTGACAGGTACTCTTCGACATCCCTCTCCGAAGGGAGGCCGTCTCTTGCCCCTAACTTCTCAACACACTTCGCTGCCACATAGTTTCCTGCAACACCACAAACGTCGAGGTCATATCCCCTGAGGTACGCGTAGAGAAAGCCTGCGTTGAATGCATCCCCTGCTCCGGTTGTGTCTGCAACACTGACCTTCAGGGCTGGTATGTGAAACTCTTTCCTCCCATCCGTGACGTAGCAGCCCTTTTCACCGAGCTTGACTGCAACGATTTTAACCCCATGGGCCATTACCTTTTCAGCCCCCCGTCTGTAGTCTGCTCCGGTTATCTTCTCTATCTCGGCCACACTCGGAAGGAAGATTGTAGTTTTACTGATCAGTTCCCATACGTCCGCTCTTTCAGCGTAAAGTGTGCCTGGATCGAGGCTGACGGTATCGAAAAACGTTGCCAGCTTTTTCTGCGCTTCGAAGGGTTTGTCGCTGCTTTTGCAAACAAAAGAAGTCATGTGGATGGCTTCAGCGCTCAGCGCTTCTACGTTGATTTCCTCAAAATCAACCTCATCGTTGACGCCCGGATCGACGAGTATCGCTCTATGACCTGATGGATCAACAAAGACCATTGCACACCCGCTTCTACCTTCCGAAACTTTTACACTCGATACATCGACACCCTCGTTTCTGAGGTCGCAGAGCAAAAACTCACCCTCGCTATCGCTTCCCACCTTTCCAACAAAGACCGTCTTCACACCAAGCCTCGAAAGGCCAACTATAGTATTAGCAGCAGAACCCCCCGGAGCTATTTTCACGTCGATTACAAATCCCTCCTCATCTCTTGCAGGAATTCTGTCCACAAGAAATAGCTTGTCAACGTTCAAAGCGCCGAAGCCTGCAACCTCAGCCAAGCTTCCCAGCCTCCCCACGGATTCTTCTCCTCATCCGCTTTGATTTCTCAGCAATTTCTTCCATGTTTTCGGGAGTTATCCAGTGGAACTCCGTTCCCTTCAGTCTGTTGGCTATCTCCTCAACAACTCCAAAATCACCCTCGATGAGCCTGTTAATGCCAGCAATGCCTTCCTTTGCGTAGGCAACGACCGCTGCAGCGTTGCCAAATGCTGTTTCGGAGATTACTGCAAGGGTTGAATGCCTGACGGCAAACTCGTTTCCGTTGAAGGATACTGCCAGACCTTTGCCTTTAGCGTATTCGAGCATCTCGAAGTCGGATATGCTGTCGCCTATTGCAACGGGATTTTCAGGATTATAGCTTTCAACGACCTCTCTTTTTCTTCTTCCACCAATTACTGTAACTTCGTCAAGAATTCTGCCAGCTTGCATTTTGCTGAGCTTTTTCCAGAAGAATTCATCCAGCCATTCAACGCTTTTCCTGCTTTCCTCATTGAGCACCCCTTTCTCGATATCGAGTTTAATCTCATCAAGCGATTCGATTTCGCTGGCAGCTTTGAGCAGAAGCTTTCTTTCCTCTTTAGGCAGAGGGTATTTTTCAGGCACGAAGTTCGTTCCGTGTACAGTCTGCGCTCCGATATGGGCAGCACTTACTTCGAGAAATTGAATATAGGCAGTTGAAATCACAACCGGCTCGAATCCACGCTTTATCAGGTGACCCATCGCTTCATCAGCTTCCGGAACGTAAACAGGCTTTGAAAGCTCCTTCAGCTTCGCGGACGTAACTCCTGCAGCCACGAGGAATGGTGCAAGGAGGCGGAGTGTGTCGCCAGCATTGTAACCCGGCATCTTCGCCACGTAGGCGAGGTAGTCGTCGTACTGGCTCAGCCTCTCAAAGAAGGTAGGAGAAAAGAAGTGCGATGCTACTTCGTACGCAAAGTCGTTGGTAACCCAGGGTCCCTCCCAGTCCGTGAAAAAAGTAAAAACTGACATGATTACTCCTTCTTCTTGATAATCTCCCTGTAAATTCTTCCCTGAAGCCCGTGGAATCTCGAAAAGCCCTCGGCGTACTTCTGGTCTATTGCGGTGGTGTCGAAGGACACGAGTTCTTCTCTGTACAGTGCGAATTCTGAATACCTTGCGACTGGCGTAACGCTGCCCTTGAACAGCTTCAATCTGACCCAACCCGTAACGCGCTTCTGCGTCTCGTCGATGAATGCGTTGAGCGCATCGAAAAGCGGATCGTTAGTCAGCCCGTAGTAAACGAGTTCCGCCCACTCCTCTTCGACGAACTTCTTGAACTTGAGTTCCCTCCTGCTCAGCACGAGCTTTTCTAAGTCGCGGTGAGCTGTGATGAGGATTGTTGCTGCAGGATGTTCGTAGTTCTCCCTCGCCTTCAGGCCGAGAACTCTGTCCTCCATCATGTCAGTTCTTCCAACGCCGTGCCTTCCGCCTATTTCGTTCAGCTTTCTGATCAGCTCAAGGCCTGGAAGTCTCTCGCCGTTGATTGCAACGGGAACTCCCTGCTCAAAGTAAATTTCCACTTTTTCGGGCTCGTCAGGGGCCTTCGCGGGACTTGCTGTCCACTCGAATATGTCTTCCGGAGGCTCGAATGATGGGTCTTCGAGCTTCCCACCCTCTATACTCCTGCTCCACAGGTTTTCGTCAATACTGTAGGGTTTTTCCTTCGTTACCGGCACTTCAATGCCGTGCTGCTTCGCGTACTCAATCTCCCACTCTCTTGTCAGGTTCAGTTCCCTCATTGGAGCGATAACTCTGAAGCCGTACTGGTAGAACACGTTTTCAAAACGAAGCTGGTCGTTGCCCTTTCCCGTGCATCCGTGAGCTATCGCATCTGCGTTCTCCTTCTTTGCGACTTCGACAATCTTCTCAGCTATAAGTGGTCTTGCGAGAGACGTGCCGAGGACGTAACCTTCGTAGTCTCCATTGGCCTTTATGAGCCTGAATAGAAGCCGGACGAATTCTTCCTTCGCATCGATTGTGTAGTGCTTATCTGCGTATTTCTTACCTCTCTTTTCGGCCTCTTTTATCTCTTCAGGCGGCTGGCCTATGTCAACGGTTACAGTTACAACCTCATCGAATCCATACTTCTCCTTCAGGAGTGGAATACATACAGTTGTGTCAAGCCCCCCTGAGTACGAAAGTACAACCTTCATAGGTTGCGCTAACAGGCGACATTTAAAAACGTTTTTAAGTCTCCTGTAGGCATCTATAATACAATTCTGAAATAATTTGCTATTTATTGCTACTCAATCTTAAATAATTATTAAGATCTTATGTTTTAATTCTAAAAAATAATCATAGTGACGAAAGGCAAAGACAGGAGTGTTAAAAAATTTTACAACTAAATGATTAAAAAAATTAAAATAATTGATAGATAGATAAATTTATATTACGTCTTATTCATCCACTTGCGATGGCACAGATTGGCGTTGTTATATGTAGTTGTGGCGGACAGATATCAGAAAAAATTGACCTCAACAAGCTCGAAGAGGTTGCAAAGGGGCTCAAAGACGTCGTTAAGATCATTCGCACTGATTTTCTCTGCACCGAGGACATTGAGAAGCTGAGATCGCTTGCAGACTGTGATCGCATCCTTTTCGCTGCTTGTTCTGAGCGTTCATCTCTAACATTTAACGAAGACAGGATAGCTGCAATTCTCGAGGAGATAGGAATAAACAGGGCGATGTACGAGGTTGCAAACATAAGGGAGCAATGTGCATGGATTCACGATGGAGACGTGACTGGCAAGGCAATAGATATGCTGAAAATGACCCACGTGAAACTCCTGATGAATAAGCCAGCAGAGGAGGTTGAAGTTAGGAAGAAAGCCCTCGTTGTCGGCGGTGGCGTTGCGGGCATGCAAGCAGCCATCGACCTTGCAAGAGAGGGTGTTGAGGCAGTTCTGGTTGAAAAAAAGCCATACATCGGTGGTCACACGTGCCAGATTCCTCTACTATTCCAGTGTGAGAGCTGGCCTTCCATGTGTACGAGCGAGTGCATAATTCCTGTTTTAGCGAGGGAGGTAATGAATAGCGGCGCAAGAGTGTTCACGAATTCTGAAGTTGTGGATATATGGAAGGAGAACGGAAACTTCGTTGCGAGGATCAGAAAGGCTCCTCAGTACGTTGACCCCAGCAGATGTATATCATGCGGTAAATGCAGCGAGGTCTGCCCGGTTGATGTGGAAAATAGCTTTGACTGTGGAATGTCCAAGAGGAAAGCCATTGATAAAGAATTCAAGCTCGCAATTCCCGACATCTACAACATAGTCGAAGAATGTACAAAGTGTGGGGAGTGCGTTGAAGCCTGTCCAACGAACGCTATAAACCTTGACGCTGAAGAGGAGATAATCGAGGAAGTGTTCGGGACGGTAATTATCTCTACGGGATTCAAATCCTTCGACCTCCGGAGGCTTGAGGAGCTCAATTACACACACCCACGAGTTATTTCAAGCATGGAAATGGAACGAATAATAGCCAGAAAGATGAATATTGATGGAGAAAAGCCGGAACACGTCGTCTTCGTCCTGTGCAGCGGCTCGAGGGCTGAAGAGGGCGAAGAGGGAGTGCCTTACTGCTCCAAGACGTGCTGCGCCATAACAGTCAAGCAGGCAAACAGAGTAATGGTCTTAAGCCCAGAAACGGAGATTACAGTGATCTACAACAACGATGTGAGAGCGTATGAAAGGGCATTTGAGAAGTTTTACAGAAACGCTCAAAACGCCGTTGATTTTGTCAACGGAAGAGTTGAGGAGATAGACGAAGAGAATGGAATGCTTAAAATTATCATTGAGACACCTGACGGGGATGAAGAAGAAATCGAGGCCGATCTCGTGGTTCTTGCCGAAGCCGTTCTGCCTGAGGGTGTCGAACTGCTTGAAAAGCTGAAGGTTAGAACTGATAGGTT
Protein-coding regions in this window:
- a CDS encoding carbohydrate kinase family protein; the protein is MGRLGSLAEVAGFGALNVDKLFLVDRIPARDEEGFVIDVKIAPGGSAANTIVGLSRLGVKTVFVGKVGSDSEGEFLLCDLRNEGVDVSSVKVSEGRSGCAMVFVDPSGHRAILVDPGVNDEVDFEEINVEALSAEAIHMTSFVCKSSDKPFEAQKKLATFFDTVSLDPGTLYAERADVWELISKTTIFLPSVAEIEKITGADYRRGAEKVMAHGVKIVAVKLGEKGCYVTDGRKEFHIPALKVSVADTTGAGDAFNAGFLYAYLRGYDLDVCGVAGNYVAAKCVEKLGARDGLPSERDVEEYLSGL
- a CDS encoding nucleotide-binding protein — translated: MPVLAICSGKGGVGKTTVSANLAVVLTLFGRVIVIDSDIALPNLHTFFGLDDPFISLLDVLKDMGYLKDAIYEIRVKLKDSEDMDVLKELHVLPASTSVKALEEIDMERFKDVIESLRKDYDFVIVDVAAGLSKYAIIPMLSADASYLVVNPEKASIIDSQKVRKIADVSGVRVGGIIINRYKGEKRMVEYAENAIGAEVVGIIRESKLVRECWEDGIPVTMRKPYSKVAKDFYDLARRLVGEDVDIRPYGRLKYLFG
- a CDS encoding argininosuccinate synthase produces the protein MKVVLSYSGGLDTTVCIPLLKEKYGFDEVVTVTVDIGQPPEEIKEAEKRGKKYADKHYTIDAKEEFVRLLFRLIKANGDYEGYVLGTSLARPLIAEKIVEVAKKENADAIAHGCTGKGNDQLRFENVFYQYGFRVIAPMRELNLTREWEIEYAKQHGIEVPVTKEKPYSIDENLWSRSIEGGKLEDPSFEPPEDIFEWTASPAKAPDEPEKVEIYFEQGVPVAINGERLPGLELIRKLNEIGGRHGVGRTDMMEDRVLGLKARENYEHPAATILITAHRDLEKLVLSRRELKFKKFVEEEWAELVYYGLTNDPLFDALNAFIDETQKRVTGWVRLKLFKGSVTPVARYSEFALYREELVSFDTTAIDQKYAEGFSRFHGLQGRIYREIIKKKE
- a CDS encoding hydrogenase iron-sulfur subunit gives rise to the protein MAQIGVVICSCGGQISEKIDLNKLEEVAKGLKDVVKIIRTDFLCTEDIEKLRSLADCDRILFAACSERSSLTFNEDRIAAILEEIGINRAMYEVANIREQCAWIHDGDVTGKAIDMLKMTHVKLLMNKPAEEVEVRKKALVVGGGVAGMQAAIDLAREGVEAVLVEKKPYIGGHTCQIPLLFQCESWPSMCTSECIIPVLAREVMNSGARVFTNSEVVDIWKENGNFVARIRKAPQYVDPSRCISCGKCSEVCPVDVENSFDCGMSKRKAIDKEFKLAIPDIYNIVEECTKCGECVEACPTNAINLDAEEEIIEEVFGTVIISTGFKSFDLRRLEELNYTHPRVISSMEMERIIARKMNIDGEKPEHVVFVLCSGSRAEEGEEGVPYCSKTCCAITVKQANRVMVLSPETEITVIYNNDVRAYERAFEKFYRNAQNAVDFVNGRVEEIDEENGMLKIIIETPDGDEEEIEADLVVLAEAVLPEGVELLEKLKVRTDRFGFPIEFQPRILRPTESHVDRVYVAGSVSGPKIVQEAVEQGATAALRAKQSVGIKKLPKFVSKVDQDLCSACRICEAACPHGAIDVKDFAYVDPAFCQGCGLCMAACPSNAIQLVNFEDEQIIRQAEVGFEHADGPKILALLCYWCSYAAADLMGRNGIKIPPNVRTIRIRCSSSINSNLIAELLKRVDGILIAGCPPKNCHHLWGNYMMAKRVGLMNPVMAALGAPNAVRWEYIGVTNWAELGKVLNEMDKYLREVRT